The proteins below are encoded in one region of Tamandua tetradactyla isolate mTamTet1 chromosome 9, mTamTet1.pri, whole genome shotgun sequence:
- the LOC143645924 gene encoding olfactory receptor 5B2-like produces the protein MENSTEVTEFILVGLTSAPELQSPLFVLFTLTYLISVCGNLGMIVLILLDSRLHTPMYFFLCNLSLVDFGYSSAVTPKMMAGFLTRDKVISYNACATQMFFFAVFATVESYLLASMAYDRYAAVCKPLHYTTTMTTSVCVQLAVGSYFCGFLNASIHTGDTFHLSFCKSKVIRHFFCDIPAVMALSCSDERISERILVYISSFNVFFALLVILISYLFIFITILKMHPGEGHQKALSTCASHLTAVSIFYGTVIFMYLQPSSSHSMDTDKIASTFYAIVIPMLNPLVYSLRNKEVKSAFKKVIGKAK, from the coding sequence atggagaataGCACAGAAGTGACTGAGTTCATCCTCGTGGGTCTAACCAGTGCCCCAGAACTGCAGTCTCCCCTCTTTGTCTTGTTCACACTTACTTACCTCATCAGTGTATGTGGGAACCTGGGGATGATTGTATTGATTCTCCTGGACTCTCGACTCCACactcccatgtactttttcctctgtAACCTCTCTCTGGTGGACTTTGGTTATTCCTCAGCTGTCACTCCCAAGATGATGGCTGGGTTCCTCACAAGAGATAAGGTCATCTCCTACAATGCATGTGCTACTCAGATGTTCTTTTTTGCAGTATTTGCCACTGTGGAAAGTTACCTGTTGGCCTCAATGGCTTACGACCGCTATGCAGCAGTGTGTAAACCCCTACATTACACCACCACCATGACCACAAGTGTGTGTGTCCAGTTGGCAGTGGGGTCCTATTTCTGTGGCTTCCTGAATGCCTCCATCCACACTGGGGACACATTCCACCTCTCTTTCTGTAAGTCCAAGGTGATCCGTCACTTTTTCTGTGATATTCCAGCAGTCATGGCTCTCTCTTGCTCTGATGAACGTATTAGTGAGAGGATTCTTGTTTATATATCAAGCTTCAATGTATTTTTTGCTCTTCTGGTTATCCTGATTTCCTACCTGTTCATATTTATCACGATCTTGAAGATGCATCCAGGTGAGGGACACCAGAAGGCTTTATCCACTTGTGCTTCCCACCTCACTGCAGTCTCCATCTTCTACGGGACAGTCATTTTCATGTACCTACAGCCCAGCTCCAGTCATTCCATGGACACAGACAAAATAGCATCCACGTTCTATGCTATCGTCATCCCCATGCTGAACCCCCTGGTCTACAGTCTAAGGAACAAAGAGGTCAAGAGCGCATTCAAGAAGGTTATTGGGAAGGCAAAATAA
- the LOC143645569 gene encoding olfactory receptor 5B2-like, translated as MENRTEVTEFILLGLTNAPELQVPLFAVFTIIYLITVCGNLGMIVLILLDSRLHTPMYFFLCNLSLVDFSYSSAVTPKVMAGFLTGGKVISYNACAAQMCFFVEFVTVENFLLSSMAYDRCTAVCKPLHYTTTMTTSVCVQLAVGSYVCGFLNASFHVGYIFSLSFCSSHMVPHFFCDVPAVMALSCSDKHISEMILVYTSSFNVFFALLVILISYLFIFITILKMHPGEGHQKALSTCASHLTAVSIFYGTVIFMYLQPSSSHSMDTDKIASTFYAIIIPMLNPLVYSLRNKEVKSAFKKIIGKTKLSLWFGFYL; from the coding sequence ATGGAGAACAGGACAGAAGTGACTGAGTTCATCCTGCTGGGACTAACCAATGCCCCAGAACTGCAGGTCCCGCTGTTTGCAGTGTTCACCATCATCTACCTCATCACTGTATGTGGGAACCTGGGGATGATTGTACTGATTCTCTTGGACTCTCGACTCCACactcccatgtactttttcctctgtAACCTCTCTCTGGTGGACTTTAGTTACTCCTCAGCTGTCACTCCCAAGGTGATGGCTGGGTTCCTCACAGGAGGTAAGGTCATCTCCTACAATGCATGTGCTGCTCAGATGTGCTTTTTTGTAGAATTTGTCACAGTGGAAAATTTCCTCTTGTCCTCAATGGCTTATGACCGCTGTACAGCAGTGTGTAAACCCCTACATTACACCACCACCATGACCACAAGTGTGTGTGTCCAATTGGCTGTAGGTTCCTATGTCTGTGGTTTCCTCAATGCCTCCTTTCACGTTGGATACATATTCAGTCTCTCTTTCTGTAGCTCCCATATGGTTCCtcactttttctgtgatgttCCAGCAGTCATGGCTCTCTCTTGCTCTGATAAACATATTAGTGAGATGATTCTTGTTTATACATCAAGTTTCAATGTATTTTTTGCTCTTCTGGTTATCTTGATTTCCTACCTGTTCATATTTATCACGATCTTGAAGATGCATCCAGGTGAGGGACACCAGAAGGCTTTATCCACTTGTGCTTCCCACCTCACTGCAGTCTCCATCTTCTACGGGACAGTCATTTTCATGTACCTACAGCCCAGCTCCAGTCATTCCATGGACACAGACAAAATAGCATCCACGTTCTATGCTATCATCATCCCCATGCTGAACCCTCTGGTCTACAGTCTAAGGAACAAAGAGGTCAAGAGCGCATTCAAGAAGATTATTGGAAAGACAAAATTGTCCCTATGGTTTGGATTTTATCTTTGA